A single genomic interval of Panthera tigris isolate Pti1 chromosome E3, P.tigris_Pti1_mat1.1, whole genome shotgun sequence harbors:
- the ELOB gene encoding elongin-B, with product MDVFLMIRRHKTTIFTDAKESSTVFELKRIVEGILKRPPDEQRLYKDDQLLDDGKTLGECGFTSQTARPQAPATVGLAFRADDAFEALRIEPFSSPPELPDVMKPQDSGSSANEQAVQ from the exons ATG GACGTGTTCCTCATGATCAGGCGCCACAAGACCACCATCTTCACGGACGCCAAGGAGTCGAGCACCGTGTTCGAGCTGAAGCGCATCGTCGAGGGCATCCTCAAGCGGCCGCCCGACGAGCAGCGGCTGTACAAG GATGACCAACTTCTGGATGATGGCAAGACACTGGGAGAGTGCGGCTTCACCAGTCAGACGGCACGGCCGCAGGCCCCAGCCACCGTGGGGCTGGCCTTCCGGGCAG ATGACGCTTTCGAGGCCCTGCGGATCGAGCCCTTCTCCAGTCCGCCCGAGCTGCCCGATGTGATGAAGCCACAGGACTCAGGAAGCAGCGCCAATGAACAAGCGGTGCAGTGA